Proteins co-encoded in one Flavobacterium fluviale genomic window:
- a CDS encoding efflux RND transporter periplasmic adaptor subunit: MSKKTIYFLVGGAVVLIAILIGLSKSGVIGNKDEGKEVETAKVTASTIVETVSATGKIQPEIEVKISPEVSGEIILLNVKEGQVVKKGDLLVKINPDLYTSSYNRSVSNLSGSKAGLTQSEASFKEAKANYDRNKTLYDKGVISRSDWDKAIASFEVAKATKQNSYYSVQSASASVSEARDNLGRTTIYSPADGTISVLNVELGERVLGTQQMAGTELLRVANLNNMEVEVDVNENDIVKIKIGDEANVEVDAYLKKKFKGTVTSISNSASTTLTSDQVTNFKVKVRILKESYQDLLEGKPSTYSPFRPGMTATVDIITTTKTNVLAVPISSVVVKSDTTAVKDFKVEDPNEDKKAAPKNDKKFECVFVKVGDKAKIRVIKTGIQDDTNIEVMSGLKPGDVVITGPYTTVSKDLNSGDKVKLKKADAPKK; the protein is encoded by the coding sequence ATGTCAAAAAAAACAATTTATTTCTTAGTAGGTGGTGCAGTAGTACTTATTGCAATTTTAATCGGTCTTTCGAAATCGGGCGTAATAGGAAATAAGGATGAAGGAAAAGAAGTAGAGACAGCCAAAGTAACTGCTTCAACAATTGTTGAAACAGTTTCAGCAACAGGTAAAATTCAACCAGAAATTGAAGTAAAAATTTCTCCAGAAGTATCTGGGGAAATTATTTTGCTTAATGTAAAAGAAGGTCAGGTTGTTAAAAAAGGAGATTTGCTGGTTAAAATTAATCCGGATTTATATACCTCTAGTTATAACCGTTCGGTATCTAACTTATCAGGTTCTAAAGCTGGTTTAACACAATCTGAGGCTAGTTTTAAAGAAGCAAAAGCTAATTATGATCGTAACAAAACATTATACGACAAAGGTGTAATCTCAAGATCTGACTGGGATAAAGCCATAGCTTCGTTTGAAGTGGCAAAAGCGACTAAGCAAAATTCTTATTACAGCGTACAAAGTGCTTCGGCTTCTGTAAGTGAAGCAAGAGACAACTTAGGGCGTACAACTATTTATTCTCCAGCAGACGGGACAATTTCTGTTCTAAATGTAGAATTAGGAGAAAGAGTTTTAGGAACGCAGCAAATGGCTGGAACCGAACTTTTACGTGTAGCAAACCTTAACAACATGGAGGTTGAAGTTGATGTAAACGAAAATGACATTGTAAAAATTAAAATTGGAGACGAAGCAAACGTTGAAGTTGATGCTTATCTAAAAAAGAAATTTAAAGGAACGGTGACTAGTATTTCTAACTCTGCCAGCACAACTTTAACTTCAGATCAGGTAACGAATTTTAAAGTTAAAGTTCGTATTTTGAAAGAATCGTATCAAGATTTATTAGAAGGAAAACCAAGTACGTATTCTCCTTTTAGACCTGGAATGACAGCTACTGTTGATATCATTACAACAACAAAAACAAACGTTTTGGCAGTGCCAATTAGTTCTGTTGTTGTAAAATCAGATACTACAGCGGTCAAAGATTTTAAAGTTGAAGATCCGAATGAAGATAAAAAAGCGGCTCCGAAAAATGATAAAAAATTCGAATGTGTTTTTGTAAAAGTGGGAGATAAAGCTAAAATTAGAGTTATAAAAACAGGAATTCAAGACGATACTAATATTGAAGTAATGTCTGGTTTAAAGCCTGGAGATGTTGTAATTACAGGCCCTTACACAACCGTTTCTAAAGATCTTAATTCTGGAGATAAGGTCAAGCTTAAAAAAGCTGATGCTCCGAAGAAATAA
- the tsaB gene encoding tRNA (adenosine(37)-N6)-threonylcarbamoyltransferase complex dimerization subunit type 1 TsaB — protein MSFILNIETATKNCSVSVAKDGKTIVCSELADEGYSHAEKLHVFIEEVIAKAGISVQDLNAIAVSQGPGSYTGLRIGVSAAKGLCYALNIPLIAVDTLKTLASQAEVTDGKIIPMLDARRMEVYSAVFNPDLTVERAIKAEIIDENSFQEYTDKLYFVGDCADKCKAVLTEDNFVFLEDIKYPSAQAMSEISFDKYQKSDTVDVAYFEPYYLKDFMITAPSKK, from the coding sequence TTGTCTTTTATCCTCAACATCGAAACGGCCACTAAAAATTGTTCTGTATCTGTTGCAAAAGATGGAAAAACCATTGTTTGCAGCGAACTAGCAGATGAAGGCTATTCGCATGCAGAAAAACTTCATGTTTTTATTGAAGAAGTAATTGCAAAAGCAGGCATTTCTGTTCAGGATTTAAATGCAATTGCAGTCAGCCAGGGTCCAGGATCTTATACAGGATTAAGGATTGGTGTTTCTGCCGCAAAAGGATTGTGTTATGCTTTAAATATACCTTTAATCGCTGTCGATACGCTTAAAACTTTGGCTTCTCAGGCCGAAGTTACAGATGGAAAAATTATTCCAATGTTAGACGCACGCCGTATGGAAGTTTACAGTGCTGTTTTTAATCCAGACTTGACAGTTGAAAGAGCGATTAAAGCCGAAATAATTGACGAAAATTCCTTTCAAGAATATACAGACAAGCTTTACTTTGTAGGCGATTGTGCTGACAAATGTAAAGCTGTTTTAACTGAAGATAATTTTGTGTTTTTAGAAGATATCAAATATCCTTCGGCACAAGCTATGAGTGAAATCAGTTTTGATAAATATCAAAAAAGCGACACTGTAGATGTCGCTTATTTTGAACCTTATTATTTAAAAGATTTTATGATTACTGCTCCTTCAAAAAAATAA
- a CDS encoding mechanosensitive ion channel family protein has protein sequence MNEVTSDQVGTYIARFINILVDYSPKLISAFLILFIGLYAIRLINRLIRRIMVKRNLDPTLTKFLADILLWALRILLFVTFISKLGIETSSFVAILGAMGLAVGLSLQGSLSNFAGGMLIIVFKPFKVGDTIEAQGVIATVEEIQIFVTKMITGTNQTVFVPNGALSNGTIINYSMQAERKADLTFSVSYDSDIKKAKDILLEVLLSNPKVLKNPAPEVFVKNLSASSVDFAVRPWAAKADFGSVVSDTLENCKVALDAAGISVQPFTLQK, from the coding sequence ATGAACGAAGTTACTTCAGATCAAGTTGGTACTTACATCGCCAGATTTATTAACATCTTAGTTGATTATTCTCCTAAATTAATCTCTGCATTTCTAATTTTATTTATTGGTTTATACGCGATCCGCCTGATAAACAGATTAATTAGAAGAATAATGGTAAAGAGAAATCTTGACCCAACTTTAACAAAATTTCTGGCAGACATTTTATTATGGGCACTTAGAATTCTTCTATTTGTTACTTTTATCTCAAAACTAGGAATCGAAACTTCTTCTTTTGTTGCGATTTTAGGAGCAATGGGCCTTGCTGTTGGTTTGTCGTTACAAGGATCGCTTTCGAACTTTGCAGGAGGAATGCTGATTATTGTTTTTAAGCCTTTTAAAGTTGGCGATACAATTGAGGCACAAGGCGTTATTGCAACTGTTGAAGAAATTCAAATTTTTGTAACAAAAATGATTACTGGAACTAATCAGACCGTTTTTGTGCCGAATGGTGCATTATCAAACGGAACGATCATTAATTATTCGATGCAGGCTGAAAGAAAAGCCGACTTGACATTTTCAGTTTCTTATGACTCGGATATCAAAAAAGCGAAAGATATTCTTTTAGAGGTTTTACTATCAAATCCAAAGGTTCTTAAAAATCCAGCACCAGAAGTTTTCGTAAAAAACCTATCTGCGAGTTCTGTTGATTTTGCAGTTCGTCCGTGGGCCGCAAAGGCAGACTTTGGTTCTGTAGTTTCAGATACTTTGGAAAATTGCAAAGTTGCACTGGATGCAGCAGGAATATCGGTTCAGCCGTTTACACTTCAAAAATAA
- a CDS encoding NifU family protein, with the protein MTKITIKETQNPTILKFEFEDFITQNQNFEFKNIDEAQASPLAQQLFYLPFVKTVYISGNFIAIERYSIVDWDDVKDAVAEQISSFVEKGGVIIKADETKAKKQPITVYGETTPNPSALKFVVSRMLTRNAVEYKNIDQTASSPLAQELFKFPYVKEIFIDENYISVTKYEINDWSEITLELRTFIKQFIENGGTVLDETLIQTTTKNEVTKDEAFDKLDVTSQQIINILEEYVKPAVAADGGNIAFESYNEDDKTVKVLLQGACSGCPSSTFTLKSGIENMLKSMLNDEAIKVEAVNA; encoded by the coding sequence ATGACAAAAATCACCATAAAAGAAACTCAAAATCCTACTATATTAAAGTTTGAATTTGAAGATTTTATTACTCAAAATCAAAACTTTGAGTTCAAAAATATCGATGAGGCACAAGCGTCTCCTCTTGCACAGCAATTATTCTATTTACCATTTGTAAAAACAGTTTATATTTCTGGAAATTTTATTGCAATCGAAAGATACAGTATTGTAGACTGGGACGATGTTAAAGATGCTGTTGCTGAACAAATTAGTTCTTTTGTTGAAAAAGGAGGAGTAATCATTAAAGCTGATGAAACTAAAGCAAAAAAACAGCCTATAACAGTTTACGGAGAAACTACTCCAAATCCTTCTGCATTAAAATTTGTAGTGAGCAGAATGCTGACACGCAACGCGGTAGAATACAAAAATATCGACCAGACTGCTTCTTCTCCATTGGCTCAGGAATTATTTAAATTTCCTTATGTAAAAGAAATTTTTATTGATGAAAATTATATTTCTGTTACAAAATATGAAATTAATGACTGGTCTGAAATTACACTAGAGCTGAGAACATTTATCAAACAGTTTATCGAAAACGGCGGAACTGTTTTAGATGAGACTCTAATTCAAACTACAACAAAAAATGAAGTAACCAAAGACGAAGCATTTGATAAACTGGATGTTACTTCTCAACAAATTATTAATATCCTAGAAGAATATGTAAAACCTGCGGTAGCTGCTGACGGTGGAAATATTGCTTTCGAATCTTACAATGAAGACGACAAAACGGTAAAAGTACTTTTACAAGGCGCTTGCAGCGGATGTCCTTCATCAACATTTACTTTAAAAAGCGGTATCGAAAATATGCTTAAAAGTATGTTGAATGATGAAGCTATAAAGGTTGAGGCGGTTAATGCTTAA
- a CDS encoding PorP/SprF family type IX secretion system membrane protein — MELKIKVLLIFIITSFYSYSQEGIPVYSDYLSDNYYLIHPSMAGAANCAKIRLTARKQWFGQEDAPSLQTLSFNGRVGERSGAGIIVFNDKNGYHSQKGVKLTYAHHIMFSRDEIDLNQLSFGISGGLIQNQLDETKFGGTFDPIVFGSIQKDSYFNIDVGASYNFLDFYAHATVQGLLETRRELYTDYESDNLRKFLLSVGYVFGKDDKITWEPSILFQLFDQTKEKTIDINLKAYKTVDFGSIWAALSYRRGFDGAQYLSNSGVASQKLQFVTPIVGVNFKNFMFAYTYSQVMGDVKFDTGGYHQITLGINLFCKKERYDCKCPAIN, encoded by the coding sequence ATGGAATTAAAAATCAAGGTTTTATTAATTTTTATCATTACATCATTTTATTCTTATTCTCAAGAGGGAATACCTGTCTATTCGGATTATTTGTCGGATAATTATTATTTAATTCACCCGTCAATGGCTGGTGCTGCTAATTGCGCGAAGATTCGATTAACTGCCAGAAAACAATGGTTTGGACAGGAAGATGCTCCGTCTTTGCAGACTTTAAGTTTTAATGGAAGAGTGGGAGAACGCTCTGGAGCTGGTATTATTGTTTTTAACGATAAAAATGGATATCACTCTCAGAAAGGCGTTAAGTTAACTTATGCGCATCATATAATGTTTTCCAGAGACGAAATTGATCTGAATCAACTGTCTTTTGGAATAAGCGGAGGGTTGATACAGAATCAATTGGATGAAACGAAATTTGGCGGCACTTTTGATCCAATAGTTTTCGGTTCTATTCAAAAAGATTCTTATTTTAATATTGATGTTGGAGCATCTTATAACTTTCTGGATTTTTATGCACATGCAACTGTTCAGGGATTATTAGAAACTCGAAGAGAATTGTATACAGATTACGAGAGTGATAACCTTAGAAAATTTCTATTAAGTGTAGGATATGTTTTTGGGAAAGATGATAAAATTACCTGGGAACCTTCTATACTTTTTCAACTGTTTGATCAAACGAAAGAAAAAACAATCGATATTAACTTGAAAGCTTACAAAACTGTTGATTTTGGAAGTATTTGGGCAGCGCTTTCTTATAGAAGAGGTTTTGATGGTGCTCAGTATCTATCTAACAGTGGTGTTGCTTCTCAAAAATTACAATTTGTAACACCAATTGTGGGTGTCAATTTTAAGAATTTTATGTTTGCCTACACGTATTCTCAAGTGATGGGAGATGTAAAATTTGATACAGGCGGTTATCATCAAATTACTTTAGGAATTAATTTATTTTGTAAAAAAGAACGTTACGACTGTAAATGTCCTGCAATTAACTAA
- a CDS encoding gamma carbonic anhydrase family protein: MLIKSVNGKSPLIPDDCYVAENATIVGDVTFGDSCSVWFNAVIRGDVHFIKIGNKVNVQDGAVIHCTYQKHPTIIGNNVSIGHNAIVHGCTIHDNVLIGMGAIVMDNCVVESNAIIAAGAVVTQNTVVTSGSIYAGVPAKKVKDIDQSNFAGEIERISNNYVMYSSWFKDEE; encoded by the coding sequence ATGCTGATTAAATCTGTAAACGGAAAATCACCTTTGATTCCAGACGATTGTTATGTTGCCGAAAATGCCACTATTGTGGGAGATGTAACTTTTGGCGATTCCTGCAGTGTTTGGTTCAATGCTGTTATTCGAGGAGATGTGCATTTTATTAAAATTGGCAACAAAGTAAATGTTCAAGATGGCGCTGTTATTCACTGCACTTATCAAAAACACCCAACTATAATTGGTAATAATGTCTCTATCGGACATAATGCCATTGTACACGGATGCACGATTCACGATAACGTGTTGATCGGAATGGGGGCTATCGTAATGGACAACTGCGTGGTTGAAAGTAATGCGATCATTGCGGCAGGAGCCGTGGTGACTCAAAACACTGTTGTGACTTCTGGAAGTATTTATGCAGGCGTTCCTGCTAAAAAAGTAAAAGATATAGATCAGTCTAATTTTGCAGGTGAAATCGAACGTATTTCCAATAATTATGTAATGTATTCAAGCTGGTTTAAAGACGAAGAATAA
- a CDS encoding LytR/AlgR family response regulator transcription factor: protein MKCVIIDDEPLAVELLQDFVKKIDSLELINSFNNAIDAVSFINQNNVDLVFLDIQMPHFSGIDFLNTIEKKPLVIFTTAYSDYAVEGFNLGAVDYLVKPIPFHRFLKAVVRAQQVLQPAITNQAIAENTNVPEIEQDFMFVRAEYENVKLNFADILFIEGLKDYVKIYTTDNKFILTLISLIKLENLLSTKGFARIHRSYIINIKHVKSIQKNKVLISDKRIPISESYKNTFFEKINL from the coding sequence ATGAAATGTGTAATTATTGATGATGAGCCTTTAGCCGTAGAATTACTGCAGGATTTTGTTAAAAAAATAGATTCGCTCGAATTGATAAATTCTTTTAACAACGCAATTGATGCCGTTTCATTTATCAATCAGAATAATGTTGATTTAGTTTTCTTAGATATTCAAATGCCTCATTTTTCTGGCATCGACTTTTTAAATACGATAGAAAAAAAGCCTTTAGTTATTTTTACGACTGCATACTCAGATTATGCTGTAGAGGGATTTAATCTTGGTGCGGTCGATTATTTGGTAAAACCAATTCCTTTTCATCGCTTTTTAAAAGCAGTAGTTCGAGCACAGCAGGTTTTACAGCCTGCAATTACCAATCAGGCAATTGCTGAAAACACAAATGTTCCAGAAATTGAGCAGGATTTTATGTTTGTTCGTGCAGAATATGAAAATGTAAAATTGAATTTTGCCGATATTCTTTTTATTGAAGGTTTAAAAGATTATGTCAAAATTTATACAACAGATAATAAATTTATTTTGACCTTAATCAGCTTGATTAAATTAGAAAATTTACTTTCTACCAAAGGATTTGCGAGGATTCACAGATCGTATATTATCAATATCAAACATGTGAAATCTATTCAGAAGAATAAAGTTTTAATAAGCGACAAACGAATTCCTATCAGCGAAAGCTATAAAAATACTTTTTTCGAAAAAATCAACCTATAA
- a CDS encoding dioxygenase family protein, whose translation MDRKKFLRNGILGIASLATASTLLESCSKSDHDKTNTGNSGDGSCTVSPSETKGPFPIKTPSQLVLENIKSDRVGIALLINLKIENKNNNCEPLSGILVDVWHCDKDGNYSEYGGTSMQQTDYTSVHFLRGRQTSDTNGNVSFISIYPGWYQGRAPHIHVEVLSSSGSSLLVTQIAFPETISSQVYSSTNYAAHGQADTANTKDNVFADSLSDELAVITGNLTDGYTLTKTITVNA comes from the coding sequence ATGGACAGAAAAAAATTCCTCCGAAATGGGATCTTAGGCATTGCTTCATTAGCAACAGCTTCAACATTATTAGAATCATGCTCCAAAAGTGACCATGACAAAACTAACACAGGCAATTCTGGAGATGGCAGCTGTACGGTTTCACCATCAGAAACAAAAGGTCCTTTTCCAATAAAAACACCAAGTCAGCTGGTTTTAGAAAATATTAAATCTGACCGTGTTGGAATCGCACTTCTGATTAATTTAAAAATTGAAAATAAAAATAACAACTGCGAACCTCTTTCGGGGATTTTGGTAGATGTTTGGCACTGCGACAAAGACGGAAATTATTCAGAGTACGGAGGCACATCAATGCAGCAGACAGATTACACTTCTGTTCATTTTTTAAGAGGAAGACAAACTTCGGATACTAACGGGAATGTTTCTTTTATTTCGATTTATCCTGGCTGGTATCAAGGAAGGGCACCGCATATACATGTTGAAGTTTTATCGAGTTCTGGAAGTTCTTTATTAGTAACTCAAATTGCTTTTCCAGAAACCATTTCCAGTCAAGTATATTCAAGTACTAATTATGCGGCACACGGACAAGCCGATACTGCAAATACAAAAGACAATGTTTTTGCAGACAGTTTATCTGACGAATTGGCTGTTATAACTGGCAATTTAACAGATGGTTATACGCTCACTAAAACTATTACAGTTAACGCATAA
- a CDS encoding sensor histidine kinase — translation MQIDTIKNNSYNKILFHCAIWVFFILTSLIQFYESPFKINNDFYVQWGTGIVLFYLNYFYLVPIYLLQKKYWLYFIAAFGLIAAFMIIRINYFIPEFRHLRPENVMPPQMMPHDPHFFPRGRIEMKQPIFFKIGPSFFYILIITISAIIRTLTEFYNNQQNKLIAETHRTNTELIYLRKQTNPHFLFNSLNSIYSLAHKKSDLVPDAIVTLSELMRYMLYETDNKTVALEKEVNYIQNYIELQKLRLNNIEDIVINVHGDTRNKFIEPLLLISFVENAFKYGTDYKGAAHVKIKILITDNNLDFWIENTIENYVKDPENSGIGLVNIQSRLDLLYPNAHELTITQDNAYYRVHLNLKLDEIKTAIH, via the coding sequence ATGCAGATAGATACCATTAAAAATAACAGCTATAACAAAATCTTATTTCATTGTGCGATATGGGTTTTCTTTATTTTGACTTCGCTGATTCAGTTTTATGAAAGTCCATTTAAAATCAATAATGATTTCTATGTACAATGGGGAACAGGGATTGTCTTGTTTTATCTGAATTATTTTTACTTGGTTCCAATCTATCTTTTACAAAAAAAATACTGGCTTTATTTTATCGCCGCTTTCGGACTTATTGCCGCTTTTATGATTATCAGAATAAATTATTTTATTCCAGAATTTAGACATTTAAGACCCGAAAATGTAATGCCTCCGCAAATGATGCCGCACGATCCGCATTTTTTTCCAAGGGGCAGAATTGAGATGAAACAACCGATTTTCTTTAAAATAGGTCCGTCATTTTTCTATATTTTGATCATTACGATCAGCGCTATTATTAGAACACTAACTGAATTTTATAATAATCAGCAGAATAAGCTGATTGCCGAAACACATAGAACAAATACCGAATTAATATATCTGCGTAAACAAACCAATCCGCATTTCTTATTTAATTCTTTGAATAGTATTTATTCTTTGGCACACAAAAAATCTGATTTGGTCCCTGATGCCATCGTGACCTTATCTGAACTTATGCGCTATATGCTCTATGAGACAGATAATAAAACAGTGGCTTTAGAAAAAGAGGTAAACTATATTCAGAATTACATTGAATTGCAGAAACTGAGATTAAACAACATTGAAGATATTGTAATTAATGTACATGGCGACACTAGAAACAAATTTATTGAACCATTACTATTGATTTCATTTGTCGAAAACGCCTTTAAATATGGAACAGATTACAAAGGTGCAGCTCACGTAAAAATTAAAATCCTTATTACAGATAATAATCTTGATTTTTGGATTGAAAATACGATCGAAAATTATGTGAAAGACCCTGAAAATTCAGGAATTGGATTGGTAAATATCCAAAGTCGTCTCGATTTACTTTACCCTAATGCACACGAACTAACCATCACTCAGGATAATGCCTATTACAGAGTTCATTTGAATTTAAAATTAGATGAGATCAAAACCGCAATTCATTAA
- a CDS encoding DUF4907 domain-containing protein, with protein sequence MIINTQKFFWKIFQKNLILILLLLLFASCTKKEVLRSEVFKTNSGWGYTISYKEKIIIKQSIIPVISENKSFATQDDALKTANLVKEKLLENLSPTVTKKDLILLKIKL encoded by the coding sequence ATGATAATTAATACTCAAAAATTCTTCTGGAAAATATTCCAGAAGAATTTGATACTTATTTTATTGCTGCTGCTCTTTGCTTCCTGCACCAAAAAAGAAGTACTAAGATCTGAGGTTTTTAAAACAAATTCTGGATGGGGCTACACCATTTCATACAAAGAAAAAATAATCATTAAGCAATCCATCATTCCGGTGATAAGTGAAAATAAAAGTTTTGCGACACAAGACGATGCCCTAAAAACTGCCAATCTTGTTAAAGAAAAGCTCCTAGAAAACTTATCTCCAACGGTAACCAAAAAAGATTTAATTTTATTAAAAATAAAATTGTAA
- a CDS encoding Kelch repeat-containing protein has product MINLKKGILFTALFSSLFFISCSNDDDDDDLMGNWIKKSAFDGPARSSATSFVIGDYAYVAGGYTGDVYLKDLWAYNSTGDYWEQKADFAGVGRSSASSFALNDKGYVGLGYDGTNKLKDFYQYDPAANSWTQKTDFAGTARYAAVGFQVGGKAYFGTGYDGNYLKDFYQYDDQANSWTLVNGFSGNKRRNATVFVISDKAYLATGVNNGVYQEDFWEFDPSTDVWTRKRDIDKDTDDDYTYNDEYAIVRSNASSFSMNNLGYVVGGENIKTIWEYNPTTDLWVERTPMEGATRTDAVGFTINNRGFYMLGRIGTTYFDDAWEFRPLEEQNDDDN; this is encoded by the coding sequence ATGATTAATCTAAAAAAAGGAATTCTATTCACAGCTCTATTTTCGAGCCTCTTTTTTATAAGCTGCAGTAATGATGACGATGATGACGATTTGATGGGAAACTGGATTAAAAAATCGGCCTTTGACGGTCCTGCAAGATCTAGTGCGACTAGTTTCGTTATTGGAGATTATGCTTATGTTGCCGGTGGTTATACAGGCGATGTTTATTTAAAAGATTTATGGGCTTACAACTCTACTGGTGATTATTGGGAACAAAAAGCAGATTTTGCCGGCGTAGGAAGAAGTTCTGCATCTAGTTTTGCATTAAATGACAAAGGATATGTTGGCCTTGGTTACGACGGAACAAATAAACTGAAAGATTTTTATCAGTATGATCCTGCTGCGAACAGCTGGACACAAAAAACTGATTTTGCAGGAACGGCCCGTTATGCTGCGGTTGGTTTTCAAGTTGGAGGCAAAGCTTATTTTGGGACTGGTTATGACGGAAATTATTTAAAAGATTTTTATCAATATGATGATCAAGCCAATTCTTGGACGCTTGTAAATGGTTTCAGCGGAAACAAAAGACGTAATGCAACTGTTTTTGTTATTTCAGATAAAGCTTATTTGGCAACAGGTGTAAACAACGGCGTTTACCAAGAAGATTTTTGGGAGTTTGATCCATCAACTGATGTTTGGACAAGAAAACGAGATATTGACAAAGACACTGACGATGATTATACGTATAATGACGAATATGCAATTGTACGCTCTAATGCATCGAGTTTTTCTATGAATAATTTAGGATATGTTGTGGGTGGAGAAAACATCAAAACAATTTGGGAATACAATCCGACAACTGATTTGTGGGTTGAAAGAACTCCAATGGAAGGTGCTACCAGAACTGATGCTGTAGGCTTTACTATCAACAATCGTGGTTTTTATATGTTAGGAAGAATTGGCACTACTTATTTTGATGATGCGTGGGAATTTAGACCTTTAGAAGAACAAAATGACGATGATAATTAA
- a CDS encoding DUF6268 family outer membrane beta-barrel protein, with the protein MKVRFLIYALFLISVLSTKAQENFGASVTIKTEPTEKINFNESDISLFYQKQLGTKNKITNTLEYSNLKVNYEFNPYNFYADQDKFNQIKNTFQYSGVISEKTKWQVSVIPTANFQGNLDFSDLTVLGDLEINQKLSSKLNVILGAGRTSIFGAPKFTPIIAFDYKMNERTNLKIGFPDSKFSFSNNDRNIFSLTNSFNGNFYHLDAISNQNSTAEKAVLSQMTSAFEYERNVTKNLFLNFKAGYDFNKKYNLLNNSDHKVYDYNTGNGYILGLGIKYKQ; encoded by the coding sequence ATGAAAGTACGGTTTTTAATTTATGCTCTTTTCTTGATTTCGGTTTTAAGCACAAAAGCCCAAGAAAATTTTGGTGCTTCTGTCACTATAAAAACTGAGCCGACAGAAAAAATAAATTTCAACGAAAGTGATATTTCTCTTTTTTACCAAAAACAATTAGGAACAAAAAATAAGATAACTAACACATTAGAATACTCGAATTTGAAAGTGAACTATGAATTTAATCCTTATAATTTTTATGCTGATCAGGATAAATTCAATCAGATTAAAAATACATTTCAATATTCTGGAGTAATATCAGAAAAAACAAAATGGCAGGTTTCTGTAATTCCTACAGCAAATTTTCAGGGAAATTTAGATTTCTCAGATCTTACTGTTTTAGGAGATCTGGAGATCAACCAAAAACTTAGTTCAAAGCTAAATGTAATACTTGGAGCTGGCCGAACATCAATATTTGGTGCACCAAAATTTACTCCAATTATTGCTTTTGATTATAAAATGAATGAAAGAACAAATTTAAAAATTGGTTTTCCAGATTCAAAATTTTCGTTTTCAAATAATGACAGAAACATATTTAGTCTGACGAATAGCTTTAATGGAAATTTCTATCATTTGGATGCGATATCTAATCAAAATAGTACCGCTGAAAAAGCAGTTCTATCACAAATGACATCTGCTTTTGAATATGAAAGAAACGTAACCAAAAATTTGTTTTTAAACTTCAAAGCTGGTTATGATTTTAATAAAAAATACAACTTATTAAACAACAGTGACCATAAAGTTTATGACTACAATACAGGCAACGGTTACATTTTAGGATTGGGGATCAAATACAAACAATAA